A window of Vigna radiata var. radiata cultivar VC1973A unplaced genomic scaffold, Vradiata_ver6 scaffold_111, whole genome shotgun sequence genomic DNA:
atCATATCAACTTTAAACTTCGACCATCCGAATATATGTATTAATGTCATACTTATGGGGACTGTCCCATGTATGGTGGAACAATTCACCCACATCAAACTACCACACACCAAGGTTAATCCGTCAAACATCTATGGTCAATGCATGACCATCAGACTAAAAATCCCCTACTATTCTCCACGACATAATCACTCATCTCTACTTAAGATTGGGAGTTATTAAAAGTCAGAATCATCCCCCGATCCCAGAGTCCCTACTTCAATACATCACACACACGGAATCCTTTTCACATCATAATTAATCCACACTTTCCATTTCATTTGAATATAAtcatacatataacacatactAAGTCCATACACACATTCATACTTACCATCCATAAAACATTCATTAATTCTACATAAGTAATTAATCTATATAAACCAACTCAACCAAACAAggaatcaaaagaagaaaaaacctaaaaaagaacttgaaaaatagtatttataattatcaaaaaCTATACATAACATCTTAAACGAATATAGATTAAAGAGTATGGAAAACATCTAGAATTATATTGATTCAATTATCATCATTAATCCCCACTTTTTGATGTATCTagatcattttttataaaattatgtacaaaatcaaacatTAGAAAATCATAGAAAAACAAGAAGTTTGACAAAAGCTCCTAATGCTAAGCGGCACATCCTTGTCACCGAGCAACATTATTCTCGCAAAACTGACACTTAGCACCATTTTTGTGTCGCTGAACATCATACTTCTCGCAAAACTAGCGTTAACcctaatactaaaaaataacaaacttcGAATTTTAATTAGTTGCATCTAAAACTCATCTAAATGACCAAATTGATATctttaacactaatattaattaaaaacatgtttatgacTAAAATTGAATATCAATTTACTTTTAGCCAAGATTAAAATACAGCTACTTTTATTGATCTGTCCTtcaatttattgattatttcaattttcaatttgtaTACAACCCTTGGTTACAAATTACTCCAAATACTTCTAAGTTCCATCTACAAGTTAAATATCGAACgaaaatattttacttcaaaCTTTTAAGGACCAATAAGTTAGCATACATGGTAGATAACgattaattatacattttggttaccaatgaaatttaaaacaacgctaatattttaaaattaatattttggttAGTGTGTTTTCAGATATTGGTTAAAActcatagatatttttatttattttaaaaaaaaattaaaatcataaaaagtggtgtattttaataaaaaaaagttctgTTTTATGTTTCTTAAGAATTAAGACACTCGGTAGAATTTTTAgaagaacaataaaataatttaagaacagaagaaaatttttttttttatgttatagtttttttttttaactttaatgtgGAAAGAATTTATGTAGAGTTTCAATAGTTGATTTCAACTTTGATTGAAAATTTAGAATAAGTTATAGATGAATTAATTGGGAAAGCAGTAGAGTTTGAGACAATTCTCAAATGCATGATAGTGTTGGAATTTATGTGTTTAGTTAAAATTTCTCAAATTAATAACAGGCTATTCATGGTGAATAGTAATTGTTACTCTATTAGAGTCCTCTACAATCCTAGGATTTACTATCATTTTTCATGAATAAGATAGCAAAAGTCATTTATAACATCAATGCAATTGATTACTTACACTAGGTCGGTATTCTCCAATTCCTAGCAAGTCCTGTAAAATTGTAGCAAATGGATAAAATGATTAgtttaagtttgaaaaacaaGCTCCTCATCTCAACAAGCctaaggagaaaaaaagaaattttattgaccacttttgatatttttcaacTTAGGATTCAGCATTTTCTCTTCAAACTTGTTAGTTCTCTCATTCttttctcttatcttttttattatccttttttttatagTGATGTGATTCTAATAGCTTTGCTAATTCCAGATTAACATTGATAATTTTAGTACTGGTTTGGAAGaaatttctctaaaaaaattctaaaaaaagaaaatgaaatcaactcctttctaagttaaatatcataatttagaaaaattaacaaaaaaacaacttttataaactaaactgtggataaattaattttaactaatgaAATAACGgatttcatttttctctctttttatacttataattttttatgaaaaaatctGTCCTAAATCTCTTTATATAGCACCTGTGTAAGGTTTTATTAAGTTTCCGCTCAAGGCGTTTAATGGAAATGTCATTTGAATAAAACCTTAGTCTCCGCCTTAACAGATAAATTCACACCAAATGTGGCAGCATAAACAGAAAGATATAACATGATAGAAGTGACTTACTTGACAAGCTTTATTCTTTGCTCTAGTCTCTGCTGTGCTAGGAACATCATGATTTGGCTTCTGGAATCTTTTTTCACGTCGATCACAAGAGCCCCATCCATCTGAGAACCTGCCGCCCCTGATGTAATGAAAATCAACAGAAACAGTAGAAACTGGTGAGAACAGACATAATTTGGAAGATAAATGAATTCAATTGAAACAACCAAACGAGACACATACTGCATGTGCGCACGAATCACAAACTCAGCACGCTGAACATTGCGATTCTCATCAAACTCAATATTTCTGTCCCTGATTTCATAAGAAATATTGAAGTAACAAGATATCTTTCTCCAACCTAAAAAAAGACATGCCCTGCCATGTTGCATCAGTTGAATAATTTTCACTTACGAGAGAAGGCAAACTATGTTTACCTGACTTCTTAATGAAAGGATTCCCCGAAATCAAAGTGTAATCAGTTTTTTCCAAAATCTGAACATCGAAGACAACAAGAATTGATTAGGCAAATCCTTCctgaattaagaaaaaaaaaaacagcagcATCTCGAGCAACTCTCacattttcatatatttgtataaatttactATCATGTTATGATCTCCAATGTGGAGAATAGAGATACTGTTGTGTTGCTATATGCAAAACTATGAATTTATTACACGCCCTAAAAGCAAAACTCAAACTTGGAGCATCAGGtaacaagaaataattaaaaaagatagaGAGAATGTCAAAGATTATCCTTGAAGTTATCCATATGCCACCTCCCAATAAGTTATGGAAGTCATGAAACATGTTCCTCAGCGGCTAGGACTGGGAAATCCAGAAAAGGAAAGTCGTTAATATCATGCAATGATTTGATTTGTTCAGGATGACCACAGGGTGTTAAAAAGTGTGAAAAATAGGAATCAACCATCAAAACACTATCATGATTTCATGGCAGACAAAACAGATAAAGTACGGGAAAAATTCCTTCTCTAAAATCTAATGTCATTCATACTAAGCAATTTTGGCAATAAAATACCTCAAAAGACTGAACATAACAAAAAGGGATACCAATAACTTACCCAATAATTAGTACAGCGCAAGTCATAAGTTCTCATAAGTGCTTTTCAATGTTTTCAGACACAAAATTCGCATTCATCAAAAGCTAATCTAGTGATAAAAATACTACagatataaaagataaagaaatttcGGATAAGCAAATCCACTTCTTCACTacaaataaaaggtaaaagttTTCCATTATAAACAGCATATTATGGGTATCGTATAGGTTCAAGCTGAAAACCACTACCAAGGCCGTAGCCACAGACCCACTGATACTCCTGAAACAATAAAACTAAAGGAAACCTCAAAATAAACGATTCATGTTATTCGTTGATTTAGAAAAAACTGTATTACCAAGTGTTAAATTAATGACCAAACCAAATTTAGAGCAACTGCTCATTTAATGGTTAATTTTCAGAACATAGTAAGAAATAGAAGTCAAGAATGTCCTAACGTTAACGTACTGTGAGAATATTATGTTATATCCTCCTATAAAGTATCTCCTAATAATATGAGAGATGAGATCCATCAAAAAGCACATGACGAAGCCTATTTTCcatcatttaacctaaaaaacaatcaaataaacaaaataaaatctcatGTAATGGAACTCTACAAACACTGATAATTACACTGTCTACTTCCTTGGACACACCATAAGATGTTTCTTTACATGGTTCTCATTACCTACTATCCATAATTGAATGAAAGACTGAACTGTGAACACACTCAGATTAAATTCTtcaaacaaaggaaaaagagtATCATTCATTCCACTCCCCTAAACCACAAGTTCCAAGGTTCAAATCTTTCTTTCACTTGAAAGACAAAAGTTACATGCAGTTAttgatattattgttttgtGATCAGAATTAGATTTTcactttaaaacaaaaacttcaATTCTGAACAGAGAAACATCTCCTACATCTAAGTTCCCACAAACTGAAATCCGAATATTGAAACAAAGTTATCAAGATAATCACCGCCATAGCAGCATTCTGGTACTCCTTAAACAACGAAACCGAAGGAAACATTCCAAGCAAGCTATGTCCAATGCCGCTCTCCTTCTCCTCTGCCTCGTTCCTCACGAAGCACCGCCTCGGTGAGACCTCCGTGTAGCAGCTTAGCTCCTGCGCATCCGGCGACGATAAGTCCTTCGGCGGCGGCGTCCTCTGCACGCTCCTGATCAGCGCGAGCGGGCTGCTCTCTTCGGAGGCACACAACCTCGGGGCCTTCCGCGGCGGGAGGTAGGGCCATCGGTCTTGCACCACCTCCCCGCTGTCGCCGGAGTCGCGAAGAACCTTCCGAAACTTCGACAGTGGTGGCGACGGGTTGGAGATCGGGGAAGGGAGCTGGCGCTGTGGGGGTTTGGAGGCGATGAGGGCCTTTCGCTTGGAAGAGGAGTGCGAGGCGGAGGCGGAGTCGATCATGGCCCACAGTGCGGCGTCGTCGAGGTCCTTGTCGTCGACCACCACAGGGTAGGTTAACGGTGATGACATTTTTGGAGTGTTAGGACTTTGAATTGTGCAAAGATGGAACACGGGTTTGAGCTAAATTTTCTGTGTGAGTTTCAGATTTTGGAAGTTGGAATCGAAACGAAGAAGGTGAAGATCCATTTTCTGGTATCTGAAAGAATGAGAAAGGTTTTGAACAGGGTAGCATGCGGGGGAGACGCAATTTGAATTGGAGGTGAAGATAGAGGAAACGAGTCGTGCCCTTTTTTGAGGaattaataagatttatttttaacaaaactgtttattattaaatactaaaataaacatatacttgacaaaaagaaaaataaaataaaaaaaaataatatatatatatatatatatatatatatatatatatatatatatgtgtgtgtgtaaaatagtaaaaagataTTTCCAGAATAAACACTTTCCATTATCATaatcattaaattaaacttttaatgtCTTCGAATTTGTTTAAGTAGATTTTACATTtgagtttataaaaattttatttttaaatcaattctgatttgtataaaaattatttatatataatgttatataaatatttgaaatataaatttataaatctatataactttatattcaattattttaaatataaatttaaataaaaaataatatgaaaatttgatgtaataaaatattaatagaaatatatttaaaatttaaaataaaatttagtgtaaaacataaatttaaataaacttaattttattaaaaatatttaataaacatattatatttataaaaatatcattataatatttatatataaattaaatacggtctttaaaaaaaattcaattaaaaaaattaaaatttaattgaaccaaaatatcaaattgagaaactaaattaaaattttaacactaatttgaTATATGACACAATTTTGATTTCACacataacacaaaaataatttaaaatttaaacaaaaaaacttaaacttaCACATGacatatattaaagaaattagttaattattacatatttttaaaaatagtaatccaattaaaaccaattaaaatatgaaaacatttaAGATTTTCGATGAAATAAGATGACTAAGAGAATTTTAACCCGTCTTTAATCTCCTTGAACGTAATACAATTGTAAATACAGTGTCCTATTCACgtcaatgaaatatttttataataagttatGCTATATTGTTTATAGGAGTAGCATTCAAGCAGCAAGAAAGATCTTGACCAGGCTTCCATACatcaatcttctctttggtttgtATTTCGGTATAAATTATGTGAGTCCGAGAGATTGACCTAGCAGACGCGTCTTTGTCTCCTTAgtcattttttaatgtttctagATATTTGTATAGTGTAAATGAGACGTGAATAGAGTGTGAGTGAAACGTGAATAGAATGTATCTGCCTTTTAGCGTTGGTCTTGTACTTATAAGTTATCacaagcccaataaaatataaacagaatcaCCTGGAATAGATTTACCTGATTGCTCATAAACaactttatcaatatttttaatcagaTATCCTTGATTATTTTGTCcccaatatctttaataagaggATGTTGCTCTCTCCACCCCACGTatgcttcctccacctccccaaattattttaattccaatTATATCCTTAGGTTAaaagttttttacttttaccatattttaaataatttgaaaccCTAATTCTTATTTACTTTCTATTTCTTCATTTTCGTTTCACTTCCcctcttcctttattttctttttccatttgttTCTTCTcgtttttcttttggtttgaaAGCTTCCATTGCCGTTGTGGTGGTGTGGAGGAGAGTCGAGGAGGAACGTAGATCCAGTTCCTTTACTGCTTGTTTTCGTCTTTAGGTTGGTTTTcttcactgtttttttttttcaccattcCTTTGTACCTTTGTTGTATGTTAGGTAGtttaatttagggtttattattgtttgtgtgCTTTGAATCTATGTTGTTTTGTCACTGTTTATGGACTATTGTTGCCGCTGGTTCGATTGTGTGTCACCTGAACAGACTCTACAAAGACCAAATGTGGGATATCTATTTGGCCTTCAACGGATATCTGACTTCTGTTGatgttatgagaaaagaaaggatgaaaattgtgtatcttatttcataataaggagagagtacaattgatatataactatttagagcaatataaaaatggaatataagtataaaaacataatataaatatatgaacataaatgcccAGATATGAacggaaaataaattaaacccAATGTCCCCCCTCAAGCTGcagcatatatatccttaatgctcagcttggacaaccaagattgaaattgtgttggatgcaaagctttagtatggatgtctgcaagttgtgatggagtagaaataggcaggagcttaattacaccagcttgaactttatcccttatgagatgataatcaatttcaatgtgctttgtcctctcatgcatggcTAGATTCTGTGCAATTTGTATagcagattgattgtcacaaaacagaggAACTGGTTGTGATAGAGgctgtttcaaatcatggagcaaatacaaaagccattgaatttaACATGTTGTTGAAGCtaaggctctatattctgctttagttgatgatctagatatagtaccttgcttcttggatttccagctgattaaggatgcaccatagaacacattaaaaccagTCACAAACCTTCTAGTATCAGGGCAAGCAGCCCAATCGGAATCACTAAAAGCCTTAAGAGAATGTTCTGTgttggagggaaagaataatcCTTGTCTTGGATTGTTCTTGATATATCTCAAGATCCTTATTGCTGCTGCATAGTGatcttccaaaggattggaaagaaattgactgaGAGTATTAACAACAAATCATAAATCTGGTCTTgtgttggttagatataataacctgccaagaagtcttctataTGCTTGCATATCTGAATAGGGTT
This region includes:
- the LOC106754539 gene encoding uncharacterized protein LOC106754539 isoform X1, whose protein sequence is MSSPLTYPVVVDDKDLDDAALWAMIDSASASHSSSKRKALIASKPPQRQLPSPISNPSPPLSKFRKVLRDSGDSGEVVQDRWPYLPPRKAPRLCASEESSPLALIRSVQRTPPPKDLSSPDAQELSCYTEVSPRRCFVRNEAEEKESGIGHSLLGMFPSVSLFKEYQNAAMAILEKTDYTLISGNPFIKKSGWRKISCYFNISYEIRDRNIEFDENRNVQRAEFVIRAHMQGGRFSDGWGSCDRREKRFQKPNHDVPSTAETRAKNKACQDLLGIGEYRPSCFLGTSIGIGANIARGNDLEE
- the LOC106754539 gene encoding uncharacterized protein LOC106754539 isoform X2, with protein sequence MSSPLTYPVVVDDKDLDDAALWAMIDSASASHSSSKRKALIASKPPQRQLPSPISNPSPPLSKFRKVLRDSGDSGEVVQDRWPYLPPRKAPRLCASEESSPLALIRSVQRTPPPKDLSSPDAQELSCYTEVSPRRCFVRNEAEEKESGIGHSLLGMFPSVSLFKEYQNAAMAILEKTDYTLISGNPFIKKSGWRKISCYFNISYEIRDRNIEFDENRNVQRAEFVIRAHMQGGRFSDGWGSCDRREKRFQKPNHDVPSTAETRAKNKACQDLLGIGEYRPSY